The DNA region ATATTAAATCAATCTTTCCGTTTGCGATTCTGGCCCCGATCTCTTGATCGCCCCCTAAAGGGCCGCTTCTAAAGCATTTTATGTTTAAACCAGTAGCTTCAATAATTCTTTTTCCAGTAGTACCAGTAGCGTATAAATCGTGTTTTTCTAATACATCTTTATATTTTGCAGCGAATTCTAACATTTCTTGTTTCATTTTATCATGAGCTATCAAAGCAATTTTCATATAGAGATCTCCTCGTATAATATGTAGTGTAGT from Bacillota bacterium includes:
- the mgsA gene encoding methylglyoxal synthase, which translates into the protein MKIALIAHDKMKQEMLEFAAKYKDVLEKHDLYATGTTGKRIIEATGLNIKCFRSGPLGGDQEIGARIANGKIDLIFFFRDPLTAQPHEPDVSALLRLSDVYKIPLATNISTGELIIHALN